The segment CGAGCCAGCCGGCGCGGCGCCGGCATCGGATCCGCTCGCCTGCACGAAATAGCCGCTGCCGGGCGCCAGCGCCACCCGCTGGGCGGTCGCGCCGCCGCCGGCGCCGACCAGCTCGACGGTCCGCAGGCCGTCGGGCAGCGGCAGAGCGGCACCGGACAGCACGCTCAGCGTGCTCTCGGTGGCGTCGGCGGGTTTGGACCAGTGGGCGCAGGTGACCGGCGCCGGGCCGGTCTCGGTCAGGGTGACCTCGTTGCTCGGGTAGGCGTTGGTGTCGATACCGCCGACGACCGGCAGCTTCGCCACCTCATCGGCGCCCAGTCGCGGCGGCTGCTGCAGGCCATAGGAATTGGAGTTCCGCAGGATCGCGGCCAGCACCGGCGAGATCTGCTGCAGACCCTCGGCGTGCACCGCGAAGTAGCGGATGGTGTTATCGGCCTCGTAGGACGCCACGACGGCTCCGACCGGAGCCGGGACCGGCAGCGGGAACCGCGCCGGCTCACCGGCGCCGGGCAGCACCGGGGCGACCAGCGGTGCGGACTCCGGGATGGCGTTGAACAGCCCGGGCGCGATGACGCGTGGCGCCGCGATATCGGTCCCGAGGCCCAGCGCGTCGGTGGCGGCCCGGTTGCCCAGATCGATCGGGCTGCGCTTGCCGTTCCACAACAGCCAGGTGCCCGCGTGCACGCCGCCGACGTTCTGCACCAGTACCGCACGGTCGGCGGGCAGCGGGGCCGCCCGCTCACCGTGCTGTGCGAGTGGCCCGGCGATCAGGGTGACCCCCGCGGCGCTACCGGAGACCGCATCGCAGACCGTCCAGTTCGCGTCCCGGGATGTGCTCTGCACCATGCGTTCCGGCGCGCCGGGGATACCGATCAGATTGCCGCGCGCGAACGTGTCGATCGCACTGCTCTTCACCGTGGTCGGATTGTCGGGACGCCCGGCGATCAACCGTGCCGAGGTCAGATTCAGCGCGGGATGCATCACGTCACCGATGCGCACATACAGCGCAGACGTGTCCCGATCGGCCAGGATCGTCGAGCTACCCGCATCCCCGCCGGGGCGGATCAAGGAGAACACGAAGCAACCCGCCACCACGGTGACCGACACCAGCGCGCCGACCAGCACCGCGCGGTTCTGGCTGCGCAGCGGGTCGACCAGCATCCGGGTGTCGTGCAGTGCCACACCGGACGCGATGCGGCGCATGACGAACCTCCACCCCGATACCTGGTGGCGGGTGACGAAACCACGCCGGTGCACGACGCGCTCGGGGTTCTCGTTGACCGGTGTGCGCGAGGTGAACTCGCGGCGGTCCTCGTTCTGTTCGCTCATCGGGCGGGCGCCGTCAGGCCGAGCCCGCGCAGCAGCGGAGCAGCCGAGCGCCGGACGTCATCAGCGGTGATCGCCATCAGCTCTTCGTCGGTGAAGTCATCGGAATCCGAATGGTCCAATCGGTATTCGCGTTCCTCCTCGGAACGCTCGACGAGGTTACGGACAAACCGGCCGTTACCGGCGATATCCAGGCTGCGCCGTGCGGTGCCGGTGGCGTCCGGGGTGGTGCTGGCGGCCAGATGCGCGAACAGGGTCTCCATCTCGTCGTGGGCCGTCTGCTCGAAGATGCTGTCGCGTTTCTCGGCCATCCGGGTCGCCATCTCGACGAGTTCGGACGCGCTGTAGGAGGGGAAGTCGATGCTGCGGGTGAAACGGGACCGCAGACCTTCGTTGGTGTCCAGGAAGCGGTCCAGGTCGGCGCGGTAGCCGGCGACGATGACGACCAACCGGTCGCGGTCGTTCTCCATGCGGGCCAGCAGGGTGTCGATCGCGACCAGGCCGAAATCGTTCTTGGCACCCGTCGACACCAGGGCGTAGGCCTCGTCGAGGAACAGCACACCGTCCAGGGCGCTGTCGATGATGGCGTTGGTCTTGGCCTCGGTCTCGCCGATGTGCTGACCGATGAGGTCGGCGCGGTGAACTTCGCGGACCGTCTCCTTCTTCAGCAGACCCAGCCCACAGTAGATCTTGGCCACCACCCGGGCGATCGTGGTCTTACCGGTTCCCGGTGGGCCGGCGAAGACCAGGTGATTGGTGCGCTGCGCGACGGCCAGCCCGCGCTCCTGGCGCCGGATCGACATGGCCACAGAGCTTTTCAGGCGCGCAACCTGATACTTGACCTCTTCCAGTCCGATGAACTCCGCGAGTTCGGCCTCGGCTTCTATCAGCAGGTGCGCCTTGCGTTCCTTGGCGCCCGGATCGACGAAGTCGGACTCCCCCGGCTCGGTCGAGGGATCCCACGGATCGCTGCGTGCCTCGATACGGTCGGCGGTCGTGGTGGCGAGCCCGAAGGATTTGTCCGACAACGCCTCTTGGACCCCGGCATGCTCGGGGTTGGCGGCGTACAACTCGGCCAGCACATCGGCGGCTTCGTCGTCCTCGCCCTGGGCTCGCAGGGACAGCCCCTTCACCAGCCCGCCGTCGACGGCCGCCACCGCGACCGGACCCTCGGGGTTCTCCAGGTGCGAGAGCGCGGGGGCGAACATGCCCAGGTTTGCCAGTGCGATGGCCAGCGTCACCCTCGCGGCGTGCGCGTAGTGCTCGTCGAGGCGCGGGTTGTTGACCACCGGTGTCAGCGTGCGCACCACATCCGACCAGCGCCGGCTGCGCTGGTAGAGCGCGACGCGGACCCAGCGTGCCTGCAGCCAGGCCGGCCGGCGTGAGATCGCTTCCTCGACAAGCCGATCGGCGGCGGCGAACTCACCGGCCGCACCGAGTGTGGCCGCATACGCCAGCGCGATGTCATCACGGCTGGTCGCGCGGAACTGCAGGTAAAGGCCGGTGTCGTAGGTGAATCCGAGATCCTCGGCGCCGAGCTCGATTTCGCGGGTGAGCGCCCCGAAGGTGCCCCGGGTGCGCCAGATGGTGGCGATGACGCGGCCGGCGTTCTCGCCCGCGCCGGCGGCCGCCAGGCCGATCCAGGCGTCACACTGGTCACGGGCGATGCGGGTCAGCTCGGCAAAGCCCGATCGCGCCGCGGCCGGGTCCGCGGGACGCTGCCGGTCGTTGACCGACAATCCCAGCGATCGGCAGCAGGTCGCGAACCTGTTCACCAGGTCGCGATCGACGCGTGTTGCTCCTCCACTCGCGGTGAGCGTGTCACTGACCGTATCCATGTGTCATTTGCAAAGAAGCACGCGCCCCCCTGCCGTCTCCTTTGGTATGGCTAGGCTAACTCCGCCGAAGTTAGCATTGCATTAGCTAACCTGTCGAGACGTTCGGGGTCGACGGCGGGCGTGACGGCGCTCACCGCGCGACAGGAGACCACCGGCGGCAGCCGATGGCGGTGGTGATGCGCTTGACCTCGCGTGATGCCGCTTTGAGCACCGGCCGGCCCGGGGCGGCCGTCAGACCAGTGGACGACCCGTGCGGATGCGCCAGTCCAGGTCCTTGAGCAGGACGTTGAACGGGAACTGCCGGACCGCCCGCGGTGCCACGTCGTTGGCCATTCGCAGGGCGCCGATCAGCCGGTCGAAGCGGCGCTGACGCTGCGAGTCCCAGGGCAGGCGCATCTCCGCGCGGAAGCGTTCGGGCAAGAAACCGGTGGTGATCAGGCCGGTGATGTCCTCGTGCAGGCGCTGCAGCGGACCGGGCAACCGCAACCCGCGCAGCCGTCCCACCGCAATCGGATACAGATACTCGCGGATGGTGTCGTCGATATGCACCTTGTCCAGCTGTTCCTGCCAGTATTTGTCGAAGGCCGCGCGGTCGGCCGGCCACATCTCGGCGGGCACCTGCAGGGTGGTGCCCAGCGTCATACCGTCCAGATAGTGCTTGTCGGCGGTCT is part of the Mycobacterium adipatum genome and harbors:
- the eccA gene encoding type VII secretion AAA-ATPase EccA, giving the protein MDTVSDTLTASGGATRVDRDLVNRFATCCRSLGLSVNDRQRPADPAAARSGFAELTRIARDQCDAWIGLAAAGAGENAGRVIATIWRTRGTFGALTREIELGAEDLGFTYDTGLYLQFRATSRDDIALAYAATLGAAGEFAAADRLVEEAISRRPAWLQARWVRVALYQRSRRWSDVVRTLTPVVNNPRLDEHYAHAARVTLAIALANLGMFAPALSHLENPEGPVAVAAVDGGLVKGLSLRAQGEDDEAADVLAELYAANPEHAGVQEALSDKSFGLATTTADRIEARSDPWDPSTEPGESDFVDPGAKERKAHLLIEAEAELAEFIGLEEVKYQVARLKSSVAMSIRRQERGLAVAQRTNHLVFAGPPGTGKTTIARVVAKIYCGLGLLKKETVREVHRADLIGQHIGETEAKTNAIIDSALDGVLFLDEAYALVSTGAKNDFGLVAIDTLLARMENDRDRLVVIVAGYRADLDRFLDTNEGLRSRFTRSIDFPSYSASELVEMATRMAEKRDSIFEQTAHDEMETLFAHLAASTTPDATGTARRSLDIAGNGRFVRNLVERSEEEREYRLDHSDSDDFTDEELMAITADDVRRSAAPLLRGLGLTAPAR
- the eccB gene encoding type VII secretion protein EccB, with amino-acid sequence MSEQNEDRREFTSRTPVNENPERVVHRRGFVTRHQVSGWRFVMRRIASGVALHDTRMLVDPLRSQNRAVLVGALVSVTVVAGCFVFSLIRPGGDAGSSTILADRDTSALYVRIGDVMHPALNLTSARLIAGRPDNPTTVKSSAIDTFARGNLIGIPGAPERMVQSTSRDANWTVCDAVSGSAAGVTLIAGPLAQHGERAAPLPADRAVLVQNVGGVHAGTWLLWNGKRSPIDLGNRAATDALGLGTDIAAPRVIAPGLFNAIPESAPLVAPVLPGAGEPARFPLPVPAPVGAVVASYEADNTIRYFAVHAEGLQQISPVLAAILRNSNSYGLQQPPRLGADEVAKLPVVGGIDTNAYPSNEVTLTETGPAPVTCAHWSKPADATESTLSVLSGAALPLPDGLRTVELVGAGGGATAQRVALAPGSGYFVQASGSDAGAAPAGSAFWVSDTGVRYGVDTGDDGKTVAALGLTPPPLAVPWSILAQFAAGPTLSRADALVAHDAVSSAVASGREGEN
- a CDS encoding oxygenase MpaB family protein encodes the protein MTIVERPIGQTGRVPARRRGWGATVDDGLMGVALLAGPANVVMQLARPGVGYGVKESKVEGGRVDRHPVKRARTTFTYLAVAGRGTEAQKAAFRRAVNGAHAQVRSTAASPVEYNAFDKDLQMWVAACLYKGSVDIQRMFVGEMDDETADKHYLDGMTLGTTLQVPAEMWPADRAAFDKYWQEQLDKVHIDDTIREYLYPIAVGRLRGLRLPGPLQRLHEDITGLITTGFLPERFRAEMRLPWDSQRQRRFDRLIGALRMANDVAPRAVRQFPFNVLLKDLDWRIRTGRPLV